The following are from one region of the Paenibacillus sabinae T27 genome:
- a CDS encoding sensor histidine kinase — MKLRSLILLSYAVGVMTVSIILGVSVRMMILETRTAVYAMIVALVASTIAFSINFALLRPAFRSFRKLSAASRKIAQGEFDETLEINGPFETKAMAEDFNEMARRLDSMFKQIREGEQDRKDLIANLSHDIKTPMASIRSFSEALLDDLVTDEADKRQYIRTIHRETIRLNHLVDELMQVTEIDRQEHPLKITRIWLDSLIVHVLQTFDAQLKREHRDVRVRVRADIASFYGDFNIICRILYNLIENALKFSDPGTDVEIEVQSDLDTIRFHVKDYGMGIPQEEQDKIFARLYRIEKSRNIKHGGSGLGLHIARSLAELLGGTLTVVSKPGDGSTFTLSVPDRQHG, encoded by the coding sequence GTGAAATTACGATCGCTCATTCTGTTATCCTACGCCGTCGGCGTAATGACAGTTTCCATTATATTGGGAGTCAGCGTCCGAATGATGATCCTTGAGACGAGAACGGCTGTCTATGCCATGATTGTTGCGCTGGTTGCTAGCACGATTGCTTTTTCCATAAATTTTGCGCTGCTGCGCCCTGCCTTCCGGTCCTTTCGCAAACTAAGCGCAGCCAGCCGAAAAATCGCCCAAGGAGAGTTCGATGAAACGCTCGAGATTAACGGTCCCTTTGAAACCAAGGCTATGGCGGAAGACTTTAACGAAATGGCCCGAAGGCTGGATTCGATGTTCAAGCAAATCCGTGAAGGGGAGCAGGACCGGAAGGACCTGATCGCCAACCTTTCTCACGATATCAAGACGCCAATGGCCTCCATTCGCTCTTTTTCGGAAGCGCTGCTCGACGATCTGGTAACGGATGAGGCGGATAAGCGGCAGTATATCCGTACAATTCACCGGGAGACGATCCGGCTGAACCATCTTGTGGACGAATTGATGCAGGTTACGGAAATTGATAGGCAGGAACATCCCCTGAAAATTACCCGCATCTGGCTGGATTCACTGATCGTTCATGTTCTGCAAACCTTTGACGCGCAGCTTAAACGGGAGCACCGAGACGTACGTGTCAGAGTGCGGGCGGATATCGCTTCGTTCTATGGGGATTTCAATATCATCTGCCGGATTTTGTACAATCTGATTGAAAATGCACTGAAATTCTCCGATCCCGGCACGGATGTGGAAATTGAGGTCCAGTCCGACCTGGATACCATCCGCTTCCACGTCAAGGATTACGGCATGGGAATTCCTCAAGAGGAGCAGGACAAGATTTTCGCCCGGCTCTACCGGATCGAAAAGTCGCGGAATATTAAGCACGGAGGCTCCGGACTTGGCCTGCACATCGCCAGGAGCCTGGCGGAGCTGCTCGGCGGCACCCTGACAGTAGTCAGCAAGCCGGGAGATGGCAGCACGTTTACGCTATCCGTTCCCGATCGGCAGCACGGGTGA
- a CDS encoding TetR/AcrR family transcriptional regulator, which translates to MSQKRQEIIESAALLIHSKGYESTKLSDILEASKTGKGQFYYYFSSKHELGLAVIDYFFSSFNRELLENILSSRKSPEVRLNEMLEWMVESHNAKESKCGCVFGNLAVEMSEHDEEFRKKVGGVFEAWTEKVKLVLMEMFKSSEPIAPLEVEKLAQGVVAMLEGGLLMMKNKQDIDVFKNMTELVRSLVKNFASSHLP; encoded by the coding sequence TTGTCTCAAAAGCGTCAGGAAATCATAGAATCGGCTGCATTGTTGATTCATTCCAAGGGATATGAAAGCACCAAGCTGAGTGATATTTTAGAGGCCAGCAAGACCGGCAAAGGGCAATTTTACTATTATTTCTCATCCAAACACGAGCTGGGTCTTGCTGTTATTGATTATTTCTTTTCCTCCTTCAATAGAGAATTGCTGGAGAATATTCTGAGCTCCCGTAAGAGTCCAGAGGTCAGACTAAATGAGATGCTGGAATGGATGGTTGAATCTCACAATGCCAAGGAGTCAAAATGTGGATGCGTGTTTGGCAATTTGGCGGTGGAGATGAGCGAGCATGATGAAGAGTTCCGCAAGAAAGTGGGCGGAGTTTTTGAAGCATGGACCGAAAAAGTAAAGCTCGTTCTGATGGAAATGTTCAAGTCCTCCGAACCAATCGCTCCCCTTGAAGTTGAGAAATTGGCACAAGGAGTCGTAGCCATGCTCGAAGGGGGTCTTTTGATGATGAAAAATAAGCAGGATATTGATGTTTTCAAAAATATGACTGAATTGGTTAGAAGTTTGGTGAAGAATTTTGCGAGTTCTCATCTCCCTTAG
- a CDS encoding alpha-hydroxy acid oxidase, whose product MIGKLLAAGNNNLTKKGIGLRKGAETGSVLKMTRDYIDSLMIETRVIDSAEAVTEMNLFGESFSTPVMVAPLSGLGGICSNPMVEVAKGAAAAGAVMWVGIGNETELKSIIETGAKTVKIVKPYKDNDLIIEKLAQAEKTGAFAVGMDIIFSLGGKIEDNLIRSELMGPKTLAEIKSFVQATKLPFILKGILSERDAEKALDAGAAAIVVSNHGGSVLDYAIPPLKVLPRIAKVINKRIPIFVDSGITRGTDAFKALALGASGVLIGRSVMAGLAAEGTEGVRKIITGTNEELRRVMSLTGSSNIRTIDPELIWQER is encoded by the coding sequence ATGATCGGCAAACTATTGGCAGCAGGAAATAATAACCTTACAAAGAAAGGAATAGGCCTCAGAAAAGGTGCGGAAACCGGCAGCGTTCTAAAGATGACTCGTGACTACATCGATTCACTGATGATTGAGACCCGTGTCATAGATTCCGCAGAAGCTGTAACTGAAATGAATTTGTTCGGGGAAAGTTTCTCCACCCCGGTGATGGTGGCTCCGCTGTCGGGACTCGGCGGCATCTGTTCCAACCCTATGGTCGAGGTCGCAAAAGGAGCCGCAGCCGCAGGGGCAGTCATGTGGGTCGGTATTGGAAATGAAACTGAGCTTAAGTCCATTATTGAAACGGGTGCCAAGACGGTAAAAATCGTAAAGCCATACAAGGACAATGACTTGATTATTGAAAAATTGGCGCAGGCCGAAAAGACTGGAGCGTTTGCCGTCGGCATGGACATCATCTTCTCCTTAGGCGGTAAAATCGAAGATAATTTGATTCGGTCGGAGCTGATGGGGCCTAAAACGCTCGCTGAAATAAAAAGCTTTGTGCAGGCCACGAAGCTGCCCTTTATTTTGAAAGGCATATTAAGCGAGCGTGATGCTGAAAAAGCTCTCGACGCCGGAGCAGCGGCAATTGTCGTCTCCAATCACGGCGGCTCCGTTTTGGATTACGCGATTCCCCCTTTAAAGGTCCTCCCGCGAATAGCAAAGGTTATAAATAAGAGAATACCCATCTTCGTCGACAGCGGAATCACAAGAGGAACAGATGCCTTTAAAGCTCTGGCATTGGGAGCCAGCGGAGTGTTGATCGGGAGATCAGTAATGGCAGGATTAGCAGCCGAAGGAACTGAAGGAGTACGAAAAATCATCACCGGCACCAACGAAGAATTGCGCCGGGTCATGAGTCTCACGGGCTCCTCCAATATCAGAACAATCGATCCGGAATTGATATGGCAAGAGAGATAA